The Daucus carota subsp. sativus chromosome 9, DH1 v3.0, whole genome shotgun sequence genome window below encodes:
- the LOC108203139 gene encoding omega-hydroxypalmitate O-feruloyl transferase encodes MLLASSAGKSSSDSEYYYLSNLDQNIASIIQTVYCFKPDGDKKNTEGVGLVIRESEMVYKAFNFDQEKLMRLKKLIMEDGTIKNCSTFVALTALVWRARTEALQMKPDQQLKLLFVVDGRSRLVNPPLPKGYFGNGIVLACSVSNAGDLVNKPLC; translated from the exons ATGTTACTGGCCTCTTCTGCTGGGAAGTCATCATCTGATTCAG AATACTATTACTTGTCGAATCTCGATCAGAATATTGCTTCAATAATTCAGACAGTGTATTGTTTTAAGCCTGATGGTGACAAGAAGAACACAGAAGGTGTTGGACTTGTTATAAGAGAATCTGAGATGGTTTACAAAGCATTCAACTTCGATCAAGAGAAGCTAATGAGGTTAAAGAAGTTGATCATGGAAGACGGGACCATCAAGAACTGCTCCACATTTGTGGCCCTCACGGCCTTGGTGTGGCGGGCAAGAACTGAAGCTCTTCAGATGAAACCAGACCAACAACTCAAGCTATTATTTGTTGTTGACGGAAGATCAAGATTGGTGAATCCTCCCTTGCCGAAGGGCTATTTTGGGAACGGGATTGTGCTAGCGTGTAGTGTGAGTAATGCCGGAGATTTGGTGAACAAGCCATTGTGCTAG